A section of the Clostridium sp. TW13 genome encodes:
- a CDS encoding sigma-E processing peptidase SpoIIGA: MKVYVDVLLAENLIINYFLLLLTMQILKLKLNYKKIFFAASIGGIYTLSMIIPILKPLTFLPIKLTVAFIIIVIAVEKQTIITYFKIWGVFMMTSIFFSGVCLTISLYENNFNVAQSFVLKKLSLKYIILFAILLYIILLRIITFIKDKLVINKLIYDVEVVNKGKTIKFRAFLDTGNELVEPVTLLPVIILEENYFDEILPNKDVYYINYSTVSGWEGRLKGFKPDKLFLISGEKTIEKEAIICSCGEKLSKDREYEALLSRGII, from the coding sequence GTGAAAGTATACGTGGATGTCTTACTTGCAGAGAATTTAATAATAAATTATTTTCTGCTTTTATTAACTATGCAGATATTAAAATTAAAGCTCAATTATAAAAAGATATTTTTTGCTGCTAGCATAGGAGGGATATATACATTATCAATGATTATACCTATACTTAAACCATTGACATTCCTGCCCATTAAATTAACAGTTGCTTTTATTATAATAGTTATAGCAGTAGAGAAACAAACTATAATAACTTATTTTAAAATATGGGGGGTATTCATGATGACATCCATATTTTTTAGTGGAGTATGTTTAACAATATCATTGTATGAAAATAACTTTAATGTAGCTCAAAGTTTTGTGCTTAAAAAACTCTCTTTAAAATATATTATTTTGTTTGCAATACTATTATATATTATTTTGTTAAGGATAATTACCTTTATAAAAGATAAACTTGTTATAAACAAATTAATATATGATGTAGAAGTAGTTAATAAGGGTAAAACTATTAAATTTAGGGCTTTTTTGGACACAGGCAATGAATTAGTTGAACCAGTGACTTTGTTGCCAGTAATTATTTTGGAGGAAAATTATTTTGATGAAATTCTTCCTAATAAGGATGTGTACTATATAAATTATTCTACAGTAAGTGGATGGGAGGGAAGACTAAAAGGATTTAAACCAGATAAATTATTCTTAATTTCTGGAGAAAAAACTATAGAAAAGGAAGCTATTATTTGTAGTTGCGGAGAAAAGTTGAGTAAGGATAGAGAGTATGAGGCTCTTCTATCTCGAGGAATA